A region of Streptomyces sp. NBC_01788 DNA encodes the following proteins:
- a CDS encoding universal stress protein, with product MELPLVVGVDGSDPSLTAVDWAVGEAARFGLPLRLVYASLWERYEGAMPSGTGGRPSEQVMAEHVVAFAAERAQRCDPGVKVSTEILPQDAVTALLGEAANASALITGSRGRGQLKGLLLGSVGLAVAARAHCPVVVVRGDLAGLAGTHERILLAAGDADTGHEAVRFAFREAEVRGCVLDVVRAWRRPVHEGVGNPVLADEPARRQEEHAAAVLEELLREPEVEHPAVRVRPATVEGPAHRVLVDRSAAADLVIVGVRRREGHFGLQVGRTAHTLLHHAHCPVAVVPQRV from the coding sequence ATGGAACTGCCCCTGGTGGTGGGTGTCGACGGGTCGGACCCGAGCCTGACAGCGGTGGACTGGGCGGTGGGTGAGGCCGCCCGGTTCGGACTGCCGCTGCGCCTGGTGTACGCGTCCCTGTGGGAGCGGTACGAGGGCGCGATGCCGTCGGGGACCGGGGGACGTCCCTCGGAGCAGGTGATGGCGGAGCACGTCGTCGCCTTTGCCGCGGAGCGCGCCCAGCGGTGCGACCCGGGGGTGAAGGTGTCCACGGAGATCCTTCCGCAGGACGCGGTCACCGCCCTGCTCGGCGAGGCCGCCAACGCCTCCGCGCTGATCACCGGCTCTCGCGGGCGGGGACAGCTGAAGGGGCTGCTGCTGGGTTCGGTCGGCCTCGCCGTTGCGGCCCGGGCGCACTGCCCGGTGGTCGTGGTGCGCGGCGACCTGGCGGGCCTGGCCGGCACCCACGAGCGGATCCTGCTCGCCGCAGGCGACGCCGACACCGGGCACGAGGCCGTGCGGTTCGCGTTCCGCGAGGCCGAGGTGCGCGGCTGCGTCCTCGACGTCGTACGTGCCTGGCGGCGTCCCGTGCACGAGGGCGTCGGCAACCCGGTGCTCGCCGACGAGCCGGCCCGGCGGCAGGAGGAGCATGCCGCCGCCGTCCTCGAGGAGCTGCTGCGCGAACCGGAGGTCGAACACCCGGCGGTACGAGTGCGCCCCGCGACGGTCGAAGGCCCGGCGCACCGGGTGCTCGTGGACCGGTCGGCTGCCGCCGACCTGGTGATCGTCGGGGTACGGCGCAGGGAGGGCCACTTCGGCCTCCAGGTCGGACGGACGGCTCACACCCTCCTGCACCACGCGCACTGCCCGGTGGCCGTCGTACCGCAGCGGGTGTGA
- a CDS encoding CBS domain-containing protein: MQGSQYTVGDVMTPTVVALAGGAMFKEIVRTMEEWGVSAMPVLDGRGRVLGVVSEADLLRKEELREDDPDLPGGPPRPVAGPGSAKARAVTAEELMNTPAVTVHPAATLGRAARLMARHGVKRLPVVGDDGVLVGIVSRSDLLKVFLRGDEDIAADVRRQIVAAGFLTDSVGVAVREGVVTLTGRLPDASLIPLVVRLTRTVGGVVDVRCDDLTGPRRRPLLEPDLAHEQPSSRATGTGTGTGPET; this comes from the coding sequence ATGCAGGGTTCCCAGTACACCGTCGGCGACGTCATGACCCCGACCGTCGTCGCCCTGGCCGGTGGAGCGATGTTCAAGGAGATCGTGCGGACCATGGAGGAGTGGGGCGTCAGCGCGATGCCCGTGCTGGACGGCCGGGGCCGGGTGCTCGGCGTCGTCTCCGAGGCCGATCTGCTGCGCAAGGAGGAGCTGCGCGAGGACGACCCGGACCTGCCCGGCGGGCCGCCTCGGCCCGTGGCCGGGCCGGGCTCGGCCAAGGCCCGGGCCGTGACCGCCGAGGAGCTGATGAACACCCCGGCCGTCACCGTCCACCCCGCCGCCACCCTGGGCCGGGCCGCCCGCCTCATGGCCCGGCACGGCGTCAAGCGCCTCCCGGTCGTCGGCGACGACGGAGTGCTCGTCGGCATCGTCAGCCGCTCCGACCTGCTCAAGGTGTTCCTCCGCGGTGACGAGGACATCGCCGCGGACGTGCGCCGTCAGATCGTCGCCGCCGGTTTTCTGACGGACTCGGTGGGCGTGGCGGTACGCGAGGGCGTGGTCACCCTGACCGGCAGGCTCCCGGACGCCTCCCTGATCCCGCTCGTCGTCCGTCTGACGCGCACCGTCGGCGGTGTGGTGGACGTGCGGTGCGACGACCTCACGGGACCACGCCGCCGCCCCCTCCTGGAACCCGATCTGGCCCACGAGCAGCCGTCGTCCCGCGCCACGGGGACGGGAACGGGGACCGGACCCGAGACCTGA